Proteins encoded together in one Pseudomonas sp. ADAK13 window:
- a CDS encoding serine hydrolase domain-containing protein, producing MQPSTRHLVAFAASLCTTLACASNHDPQLAQRVDAVVDSAIADKRLVGTVVLVLRDGQLVYHRAAGLADREAERPMTEDTIFRLASVTKPLVSAAAMHLVEQGRLGLDDPVSRWLPDFNPRLADGTIPVITVSQLLNHTAGLSYGFLEDPHGPYRTAGVSDGLGEPEISFAENLKRIASVPLSYPPGTRWQYSMATDVLGAVLEKASGQRLPELIHESVTGPLGLRDTGFAVTDLTRLAAAYQDGSPQPLRMVDKATITSGNSTALFDVRRILDPHAYPSGGAGMAGTAGDIARFLETIRQGGAPILSAHSVQLMVTDQVGAMAQTQDPGWGFGYGWAVLSDPALTGTPQSRGTFEWGGAYGHSWFVDPQQKLTVVALTNTAYEGMSGLFTHQLRDAVYPPQ from the coding sequence ACGACCCGCAACTCGCCCAGCGAGTGGATGCAGTGGTCGACAGCGCCATTGCCGACAAGCGTCTGGTGGGCACAGTGGTGCTGGTGCTGCGGGATGGGCAGTTGGTTTACCACCGTGCTGCCGGGTTGGCGGACCGGGAAGCCGAGCGGCCGATGACGGAGGACACGATCTTTCGCCTGGCATCGGTCACCAAGCCGCTGGTCTCCGCCGCCGCGATGCACCTGGTGGAACAAGGCCGCCTGGGCCTGGACGATCCGGTCAGCCGCTGGCTGCCCGACTTCAATCCCAGGCTGGCGGATGGCACCATCCCGGTGATCACCGTCAGCCAATTGCTCAACCACACTGCCGGCCTCAGCTACGGTTTTCTGGAAGACCCCCACGGCCCCTACCGCACCGCCGGGGTTTCCGATGGTTTGGGCGAGCCGGAAATCAGCTTTGCCGAGAACCTGAAACGCATCGCCAGCGTGCCCCTGAGTTACCCGCCGGGTACCCGCTGGCAGTATTCGATGGCCACCGATGTGCTGGGTGCGGTGCTGGAAAAGGCGTCGGGCCAGCGCTTGCCGGAATTGATCCACGAGTCGGTGACCGGGCCTCTGGGTCTGCGCGATACCGGGTTTGCCGTGACCGACCTCACGCGGCTGGCCGCCGCGTATCAGGATGGATCACCGCAGCCGTTGCGTATGGTCGACAAGGCCACCATCACCTCGGGCAACAGCACCGCGCTGTTTGATGTGCGGCGGATTCTTGATCCCCATGCCTACCCTTCCGGCGGCGCCGGCATGGCCGGGACGGCAGGTGATATTGCGCGGTTCCTGGAAACCATTCGCCAGGGCGGCGCACCGATCCTGTCCGCGCACAGCGTGCAGTTGATGGTCACCGATCAGGTCGGCGCCATGGCGCAAACCCAGGACCCGGGTTGGGGGTTCGGTTACGGCTGGGCGGTGCTGAGTGACCCGGCGCTGACGGGCACGCCGCAATCCCGTGGCACCTTTGAATGGGGCGGCGCCTACGGTCACAGCTGGTTTGTCGACCCGCAGCAAAAGCTCACAGTGGTCGCATTGACCAATACCGCGTACGAAGGCATGTCCGGGCTGTTCACCCACCAGTTGCGGGACGCGGTGTATCCGCCGCAGTGA